A window of the Thalassophryne amazonica chromosome 11, fThaAma1.1, whole genome shotgun sequence genome harbors these coding sequences:
- the f9a gene encoding LOW QUALITY PROTEIN: coagulation factor IXa (The sequence of the model RefSeq protein was modified relative to this genomic sequence to represent the inferred CDS: substituted 1 base at 1 genomic stop codon), whose amino-acid sequence MYRPSPGNSVKPFLFNGHKFDHLGFYVIIVWPCLTIXSALGQLQGSGAPAPASDPVFLSSRAADSVLQRHKRYNTKLFEELMEGNLERECLEERCDLEEARETFEDDEQTMEFWARYVDGDQCKSSPCLNQGSCKDSLGFYTCLCLDSFTGRNCEIVIAKRCDVNNGDCMHFCESTGTFGAKCSCATGYTLMQDGVNCEPNVEFPCGRTSLMAITPVFRRTLVINGSLHNITTLTNITATTASPSPAPRTTNASVENPPIKRYPLWVHGEARQTLRPFKRIVGGEMVIPGEIPWQVALIARPSGQLFCGGSILSELWVITAAHCLVEGRDSFFVRVGEHNIYIREDSEQDHDVLEQHIHPRYNTSVSLYNHDIALLRLKIPINFSATSRPICLGPKDFTESILKQNSLATVSGWGRTRFLGAAAHTLQKVNVPATDQTECIRSSPSVTRYMFCAGYYNEAKDSCQGDSGGPHTTRHHDTWFLTGIVSWGEECAKEGKYGVYTRVSLYYHWIHHVIGSTKRRLAVNVEEPDS is encoded by the exons ATGTACCGACCTTCGCCTGGCAACTCAGTAAAACCCTTTTTATTCAATGGTCATAAATTTGACCatttgggtttttacgtaattattgtatggccttgccttacaatataaagcgccttgggacaactg CAAGGCTCTGGAG CACCGGCTCCAGCCTCAGACCCCGTGTTCCTGTCCAGTCGAGCAGCAGACAGCGTCCTGCAGAGACACAAACGTTACAATACCAAATTGTTTGAGGAGCTGATGGAAGGCAACTTGGAGAGAGAGTGTTTGGAGGAAAGGTGTGACCTGGAAGAGGCCAGGGAGACCTTTGAGGATGATGAACAAACT ATGGAGTTCTGGGCTCGATATGTCG ATGGTGACCAGTGTAAGTCGAGTCCATGTCTGAACCAGGGCTCGTGCAAAGACAGCCTCGGCTTCTACACCTGTCTATGTCTTGACAGCTTCACTGGCAGGAACTGTGAGATCG TGATTGCTAAAAGATGTGACGTGAACAACGGTGACTGCATGCACTTCTGTGAGTCGACGGGAACCTTTGGAGCAAAATGCTCATGTGCAACAGGATACACACTGATGCAGGATGGAGTCAACTGTGAACCGAATG TTGAATTCCCATGTGGAAGGACTTCCTTGATGGCGATCACACCAGTATTCCGAAGGACTTTGGTCATCAATGGAAGCCTGCACAACATCACTACACTGACCAACATCACAGCCACTACAGCATCTCCATCACCTGCACCCAGAACCACGAACGCGTCTGTAGAAAACCCGCCCATAAAGAGATACCCCCTGTGGGTGCACGGAGAGGCTCGACAGACTCTTAGACCTTTCAAACGCATTGTAGGTGGAGAAATGGTGATTCCAGGAGAGATCCCATGGCAGGTAGCTTTGATTGCACGCCCCAGTGGGCAGTtattctgtgggggctccatcctCAGCGAGCTGTGGGTCATCACTGCTGCTCACTGCCTGGTGGAGGGACGGGACTCCTTCTTTGTCAGAGTAG GGGAGCACAACATCTACATCCGCGAGGACAGCGAGCAGGATCACGATGTTTTGGAGCAGCATATACACCCACGCTACAATACCAGTGTTAGCTTGTACAACCACGACATTGCACTGCTTCGTCTCAAAATTCCCATCAACTTCTCCGCCACATCCCGTCCCATTTGTCTTGGGCCTAAGGACTTCACCGAGTCCATATTGAAGCAGAACTCCCTTGCTACAGTCAGTGGCTGGGGCCGAACACGCTTCCTTGGGGCCGCGGCCCACACGCTGCAGAAGGTCAATGTTCCGGCTACAGACCAGACAGAGTGCATACGTAGCAGCCCCAGTGTCACTCGCTACATGTTTTGTGCAGGATACTATAATGAGGCCAAAGACTCTTGTCAAGGAGATAGCGGCGGTCCTCACACAACCAGACATCATGACACATGGTTTCTGACAGGCATCGTGAGCTGGGGAGAGGAGTGTGCCAAGGAAGGCAAATATGGTGTTTACACTCGAGTGTCACTTTACTATCATTGGATACACCATGTTATAGGAAGCACCAAGCGCAGGCTGGCAGTCAACGTAGAAGAACCTGACTCATGA